A single genomic interval of Helianthus annuus cultivar XRQ/B chromosome 13, HanXRQr2.0-SUNRISE, whole genome shotgun sequence harbors:
- the LOC110901487 gene encoding protein ANTAGONIST OF LIKE HETEROCHROMATIN PROTEIN 1-like, translated as MADYFVEDPKYNEDIFRHRFRMSKRLFLKIVAYVEENDSWFVEAPDARGKKGFTPLQKVTSAIKQLITGNTPDENDEYLHMAERTSRECLEYFCDTVCKIYGPEFLRRPTSHDMALLYQAHEEKHHLPGMFGSLDCTHFVWHFCPTEYRGQYMRGDHRYPTVMLEAVASQDLWFWHAFAGPPGSQNDINVLQQSPLFLTERNGIAPKCPFYVNNHLYKCGYLLVDGIYPSWSVFVKSIPYPHEVNEKKFKRQHEAARKDVERAFGVLKAKWGVLSRPMRARSVKKIRNVVYTCIILHNMILKDDGMAIAPVHIRDPPVEPALDDTVLGELMNEDTHWRLKHNLIDHLASQNLPHLLVDSDED; from the coding sequence atggcgGATTATTTTGTCGAAGACCCGAAGTACAACGAAGATATCTTTCGGCATAGGTTCCGTATGTCGAAacgtttgtttctaaaaattgtGGCCTATGTGGAAGAGAACGACTCGTGGTTTGTAGAGGCCCCCGATGCGCGAGGTAAGAAGGGCTTTACGCCCTTGCAAAAGGTGACATCGGCTATTAAACAGCTCATAACTGGAAACACTCCAGACGAGAACGATGAGTACTTGCATATGGCCGAAAGAACTTCCCGCGAGTGCCTAGAATATTTTTGTGACACGGTTTGCAAAATATACGGTCCAGAGTTCTTACGTAGACCGACAAGCCACGACATGGCACTTTTATACCAAGCTCATGAGGAAAAACATCACCTTCCAGGTATGTTCGGTAGCCTTGATTGCACCCATTTCGTTTGGCATTTTTGTCCGACAGAGTATCGAGGCCAATATATGCGAGGAGATCATCGATACCCGACTGTTATGCTCGAAGCGGTTGCTTCTCAAGACTTATGGTTTTGGCATGCTTTTGCCGGTCCACCGGGTTCTCAAAACGATATCAATGTTCtacaacaatctccgttatttttAACGGAACGAAATGGAATCGCGCCAAAATGTCCATTTTACGTTAACAACCATTTATACAAATGTGGTTATTTGCTCGTGGATGGAATCTACCCTtcgtggtccgtgtttgtgaagtcgatCCCTTACCCTCACGAAGTAAACGAAAAGAAATTCAAGAGGCAACATGAGGCGGCAAGAAAAGACGtcgaacgggcttttggtgttttgaagGCGAAATGGGGTGTATTGAGTCGACCGATGCGAGCAAGATCCGTTAAAAAAATTAGGAATGTCGTGTACACGTgtattattttacacaacatgattttgaaagatgATGGAATGGCGATAGCACCGGTGCACATTCGGGATCCTCCGGTCGAGCCCGCTTTAGACGATACGGTGTTGGGCGAGTTGATGAATGAAGACACGCATTGGAGACTCAAACACAATCTCATAGATCATCTCGCAAGTCAAAATTTACCCCATCTTTTGGTGGATTCCGACGAAGACTAG